In the genome of Dolichospermum flos-aquae CCAP 1403/13F, one region contains:
- a CDS encoding type II toxin-antitoxin system PemK/MazF family toxin, with protein sequence MKRGEIYFANLSPAVGSEMDKRRPVLIVSNDANNNASTTVTILPITSNMIRVYPFEVLLNPEDSGLSKTSKVQAQQIRTISKQRVLGDMVGCLSQELIDLVNDAIKLHLGLE encoded by the coding sequence ATGAAACGTGGTGAAATATACTTTGCCAATCTCAGTCCCGCAGTGGGGTCAGAAATGGATAAACGCCGTCCTGTACTCATTGTTAGTAATGATGCTAATAATAATGCCTCTACTACGGTGACGATTTTACCGATTACATCTAATATGATTCGTGTCTATCCTTTTGAGGTTTTATTAAATCCAGAAGATTCGGGTTTATCTAAAACTTCTAAGGTACAAGCGCAACAAATACGGACAATTTCTAAACAGCGCGTTTTAGGAGATATGGTAGGGTGTTTAAGTCAAGAGTTGATTGATTTGGTCAATGATGCTATCAAGCTACATTTAGGTTTGGAGTAG
- a CDS encoding helicase-related protein: MTDTLTPTPGSIVSCRSRQWVVLPDENQDLIRLRPLSGHEEEMVGIYRQLNLENLAPATFPLPTADSIKDHTAAVLLMDAARHLLRSGAGPFRCLGRLSLRPRPYQLVPLLMALRLETVRLLIADDVGIGKTIEAGLIARELLDRGEVKRIAVLCPPHLCEQWQQELREKFHIDAVVIRSGTASKLERAIPNGSHVFSYYRHIIVSLDYAKAERRKASFITHCPDFVIVDEAHTCTRSGSKGTSQQQRHQLIQQIAQKQNRHLLLLSATPHSGIEESFLSLLGLLQPEFENLTLDKLTEPERDTLASHFIQRRRADVKLWLGNETPFPERKSDEEPYKLSKEYKQLFEEVYNFARGLVKTTTAEMSHAQRRGRYWSALALIRCVMSSPAAAIATLNRNLTSKESGNKEELEITNYELRSRSVAIGNITNYELRITNYELRITNYELDEDLMSSYVYDPTDQEQAVDAAPTVVIEQGKQSYGDADKRKLRTFIQAAAELQGNKDQKLQTCINYIQSLLANNYNPIIWCRYIATANYVANALKQKLEKKSGQIRVIAITGEQSEDEREIRLQELKSYPQRVLVATDCLSEGVNLQSHFSAVIHYDLPWNPNRLEQREGRIDRYGQVATQVKSCLLYGQDNPVDGAVLEVLIRKAVQIHKTLGITVPVPMDSTTVSEAVFKSLFDKSTDAQQLSLLDLLDEGESAVAQVHKQWDKAVEREKISRTRFAQKAIKPTEVEQELMESDQILGSEEDVFRFVNNACAKLNCALIEKKQGWLLPSIPDFLKPTLGTEKRLITFTTPAPFGVEYVGRNHPLVEGLARHILEVALLNSENDLVARCGFTTTDTVTKRTTLLLLRLRHLLTQKVSSRALAQGGDTLKRNHELLGEECAVVGFTGPPSNPMWLTPEDAKALLEQANPVADAPAGLKKQEVEELLNRLDELQTDLELFAKERSHSLSQSHQRVRAITQEGRVQVIPQLPMDLLGVYILQPGVIRNS; the protein is encoded by the coding sequence ATGACAGATACTTTAACCCCCACCCCCGGTTCTATAGTCAGTTGCCGCAGTCGGCAATGGGTAGTGCTGCCAGATGAAAATCAAGACCTGATTCGTCTCCGTCCTCTCAGTGGTCACGAAGAGGAAATGGTAGGGATTTATCGGCAGTTAAATTTAGAAAATCTAGCACCTGCAACCTTTCCCCTGCCTACTGCTGACAGTATTAAAGACCACACAGCAGCCGTGTTATTGATGGATGCAGCCCGGCATCTGTTACGGAGTGGGGCGGGTCCTTTTCGCTGCTTGGGTCGGTTGTCATTGCGTCCTCGTCCTTATCAGCTAGTTCCTTTGTTGATGGCACTGCGATTAGAAACAGTGAGATTATTGATTGCTGATGATGTGGGTATTGGTAAAACCATTGAAGCTGGTTTAATTGCCCGTGAGTTGTTAGATAGAGGCGAAGTGAAACGGATAGCGGTTTTATGTCCTCCTCACTTATGTGAGCAATGGCAGCAAGAATTAAGAGAAAAATTCCATATTGATGCGGTGGTGATCCGTTCGGGTACGGCTTCTAAATTAGAACGAGCAATACCTAACGGTTCTCATGTATTTAGTTACTATCGCCATATTATTGTCAGCCTCGACTATGCTAAAGCAGAACGCCGTAAAGCTAGTTTTATTACCCACTGTCCAGATTTTGTCATTGTAGATGAAGCACATACTTGTACCCGTTCTGGCAGTAAAGGTACATCCCAACAGCAACGACATCAATTAATTCAGCAGATTGCCCAAAAACAAAACCGCCATTTATTATTGCTTTCGGCTACTCCCCATAGTGGCATTGAAGAATCTTTCCTGTCATTGTTAGGGTTACTCCAGCCAGAGTTTGAAAATTTAACGTTGGACAAACTGACAGAACCAGAACGAGATACATTAGCCAGTCATTTTATCCAACGACGACGGGCAGATGTGAAACTATGGTTAGGGAATGAAACGCCGTTTCCTGAACGCAAGTCAGACGAAGAACCTTACAAGTTATCTAAGGAATATAAACAGCTTTTTGAAGAAGTTTATAACTTTGCACGAGGGTTAGTAAAAACTACTACCGCAGAAATGAGTCATGCCCAACGCCGGGGACGTTATTGGTCAGCATTGGCATTAATTCGTTGTGTCATGTCTTCTCCGGCTGCGGCGATCGCCACCTTAAACCGTAACTTAACAAGCAAGGAGTCAGGGAATAAGGAGGAGTTGGAAATTACGAATTACGAATTACGTTCGCGTAGCGTAGCCATAGGAAATATTACGAATTACGAATTACGAATTACGAATTACGAATTACGAATTACGAATTACGAATTAGATGAAGATTTGATGAGTTCCTATGTTTATGATCCCACAGACCAGGAACAAGCTGTAGATGCTGCTCCCACTGTGGTAATAGAACAGGGAAAGCAAAGTTATGGGGATGCAGATAAACGCAAGTTGCGGACTTTTATCCAAGCTGCGGCAGAGTTACAGGGGAATAAAGACCAAAAGTTACAAACTTGTATTAATTATATTCAATCCCTACTGGCAAATAATTACAACCCGATTATCTGGTGTCGCTACATTGCTACAGCTAATTATGTGGCAAATGCCTTGAAACAGAAATTAGAAAAGAAAAGTGGACAAATTCGGGTGATTGCCATTACTGGGGAACAGTCGGAAGATGAACGAGAAATTAGGCTGCAAGAATTAAAGTCCTATCCTCAAAGAGTGCTGGTTGCTACTGACTGTTTGAGTGAAGGGGTAAATTTACAGTCCCATTTTAGTGCGGTGATTCACTATGATTTACCTTGGAATCCTAACAGATTAGAACAACGAGAAGGACGCATTGACCGCTATGGACAGGTAGCAACCCAGGTAAAAAGTTGTTTACTCTATGGTCAGGATAATCCCGTAGATGGGGCAGTTTTAGAAGTGTTAATTCGTAAAGCAGTGCAAATACATAAAACATTGGGTATTACTGTTCCTGTCCCAATGGATAGCACTACTGTTTCTGAAGCGGTGTTTAAATCTTTATTTGATAAGAGTACGGACGCGCAGCAGTTGTCATTATTGGATTTATTAGATGAGGGAGAATCAGCCGTTGCACAGGTGCATAAACAATGGGATAAGGCTGTAGAACGGGAAAAAATCAGCCGGACTCGCTTTGCACAAAAGGCAATTAAACCCACAGAAGTAGAACAGGAATTGATGGAATCTGACCAAATTCTCGGTAGTGAAGAGGATGTATTCAGGTTTGTGAATAATGCTTGTGCAAAGTTAAATTGTGCCTTGATTGAGAAAAAACAAGGATGGTTATTACCGTCAATTCCTGATTTTTTAAAACCTACTTTAGGGACAGAAAAACGGTTAATTACTTTTACCACACCTGCACCGTTTGGGGTGGAATATGTGGGACGGAATCATCCTTTGGTGGAGGGTTTAGCGCGTCATATTTTAGAAGTAGCTTTGCTTAATTCTGAAAATGATTTAGTAGCTAGGTGCGGGTTTACAACTACGGATACTGTAACTAAACGAACGACTTTATTGTTGTTAAGATTGCGACATTTGTTGACACAAAAAGTTAGTAGTCGGGCTTTAGCTCAAGGTGGGGATACGCTCAAGCGTAATCATGAACTGTTAGGAGAAGAATGTGCTGTAGTGGGGTTTACCGGACCGCCCTCAAATCCGATGTGGTTAACACCGGAAGACGCAAAAGCATTGTTAGAACAAGCTAACCCGGTGGCTGATGCTCCTGCGGGACTGAAAAAACAGGAGGTAGAAGAGTTGTTGAATCGTTTAGATGAGTTGCAAACAGACTTAGAATTATTTGCCAAAGAGCGATCGCACTCCTTATCCCAATCCCATCAGCGTGTACGGGCAATTACTCAGGAGGGCAGGGTTCAGGTAATACCACAGTTACCGATGGATTTGTTAGGGGTGTATATCTTGCAACCGGGGGTAATTCGTAATTCGTAA
- a CDS encoding ribbon-helix-helix domain-containing protein: protein MQAEKLSISLPSSLVQFIENYKLTKGCKSRSQVIELAIELLRYQELEQAYREAAAEFNPEWDLTVGDGLTDETW, encoded by the coding sequence ATGCAAGCTGAAAAACTTTCCATTTCCTTACCATCTTCTTTGGTACAGTTTATTGAGAATTATAAATTGACTAAAGGCTGTAAATCTCGTTCTCAAGTAATTGAGTTAGCCATAGAATTACTGCGTTATCAAGAGCTAGAACAAGCTTACCGGGAAGCTGCGGCGGAATTTAACCCAGAATGGGATTTAACCGTAGGGGATGGGCTGACAGATGAAACGTGGTGA
- a CDS encoding type II toxin-antitoxin system VapC family toxin, with product MYLLDTNHCSALIFGDSLIIDHAKSAGESNLAISVVTEGELLYMAENSQKIADNLRIIEDFIADISIYDINDSVSHIYAKLKAKIMDKFAPKERNKRRKTKITDLGIGENDLWIAATAIENNLIVVSRDSDFQKIKQAWDFSLENWHINE from the coding sequence ATGTATTTACTTGATACTAACCATTGTAGTGCTTTAATTTTTGGTGATTCTCTCATTATAGATCATGCGAAAAGTGCTGGAGAATCTAATTTAGCTATTTCGGTAGTAACTGAAGGAGAATTACTATATATGGCCGAAAATTCTCAAAAAATAGCAGATAATTTGCGGATCATAGAAGATTTTATAGCAGATATTTCTATTTATGATATAAATGATAGCGTCAGCCATATTTATGCAAAACTGAAAGCAAAAATTATGGATAAATTTGCACCAAAGGAAAGAAATAAACGCCGGAAAACAAAAATTACTGATTTGGGTATTGGTGAAAATGATTTATGGATTGCTGCTACTGCTATAGAAAATAATTTAATTGTAGTTTCTCGTGATAGCGATTTTCAAAAAATTAAACAAGCATGGGATTTTTCTTTAGAAAATTGGCATATAAATGAGTAA
- a CDS encoding DEAD/DEAH box helicase, translating into MKIPVKLQELIPQPETAILSISSLMGQKLALVDCTNVAELTPEQLNLIFTHIPPTWDYQELTEIFNPNTLTETFAIQLCEYIDHRLGRTPKSSVITNYQSSIPDSLDIFNFRNEIIGDYRRYIESFLKIRDTKVREFVNQELEKGQLWTNPLVQLNPKYRPGATVTELVNSGILHPECTQYFSKNGKPFHFHYHQQQAFETAEKQEPYVLTTGTGSGKSMTYVVPIFNDLLRHPEIQGVRAILVYPMNALINSQEEEIKKFLNNVSNTHIRVAKYTGQESLTTKTEIQNNPPHILLTNYVMLELMLSRTHEEKLVASPELKFLVLDELHTYRGRQGADVAILIRKLRQRCGQKLLCIGTSATMSTEGTRTERRQVVADVASKLFGVEIKPHNVIDETLERSIKLTEPTIKELRESIEQGLPPEIEQTLENFQNHPLSYWIEMTFGLEDKQGHLVRRTPISLETGAEILASSCTLTPEDENAVKQNYEQYLNVLKQMFLWGSTTKGLAFRLHQFISQGGSVYATIETPEKRFLTLEGQYTTTENRLLYPLVFCRECGQDYYVANYNNDKQIVLPQLPTALDMSPEYADIQAGYLTLDEPELWDSYKDEERLPDSWFTETKKKGRVPKKDFAKFIPQKLQILPNGKITTSILQGTTCWFIPRPFRVCLNCGVVHDGNKNEFTKLSRLSSEGRSTATTLLCLSTVSRLKQVFTGEKAQAAKILSFTDNRQDASLQAGHFNDFVQTSFLRAALLGALQTKGQLTHSELVSEVIKQMGLKQAAYAKEVAEFGRGKQRNEEAFRKLIEYRLYEDLRRGWRIVQPNLEQCGLLIIEYDGLKDICAETALWQKHRHPVLLQATPEERFIATQALLNHLRRELAVDAKLIQFEQKDSLLRDVFQAIKEPWVFDENEQLHFAEWAITDSNTNKKAKVKLTSRSKIGRFLRSPKAWSLRSELLTEAEYSNLIVTLINVLSDAGYLCQDNPGIQLRIDSLVWKATKLSEIPSDPLASKRLQGQEDAKRPVNSFFQEFYQSNAQKIQTMEGREHTGQVKTKKRQEREEMFRKGELASLFCSPTMELGIDISDLSVVHLRNVPPSPANYAQRSGRAGRSGQEALVITYAAIGSGHDQYFFKRQEQMVAGAVAPPKLELANQDLVQSHVYSIWLAHTGVYLDDSMNKILDLDVDGYPLKDSIRQQLILSPAKLASCLQATQSILADTFCQADLQKASWYSVNWLQFTIENALNKLDRKCDRWRELYREAVIQLEKARNIIDRHARGYVSQEENDIAKAQEREALRQRSLLVGLNQGKSNSEFEFYPYRYFAAEGFLPGFNFPRLPVRAYIPTNDGGEFISRPRVVALREFAPSNIIYYEGSKFMVSKTKIPVGGIDSQYQRVKCCFNCGYFHTDNLSRDTCENCGTQFKPDAYQNLSELSRVLAMDTALTRRRERITCDEEERLKYGYNITTHFRYAAQKQESATVLAADHTPLFKLTYGSTATLWRINRGLKKNTEERGFKLDIKTGLWGDLKTNLSPTNLPAETLHTEVNLMVDDTCNILVIEPLSVPQDNKEAFIATLQYILETAIQAVYKLEPDELDSERLGEGKYLLFWEASEGGAGVLSQLLQQPNAFQKIANAALDICHFKTPKDSCVQACYECLLSYRNQFDHPLINRHLIKPLLDDLQASTVEISGVFRDEKYQELFTQTDANSDFEREVLQEIYQRGYKLPDTAQELIPEANCKPDFIYKDEKTAIFCDGSVHDSPEQKKQDQIERDNLRYNAGYQILTLRYDENWREKLEVLGSL; encoded by the coding sequence ATGAAAATCCCAGTCAAACTACAAGAACTAATCCCACAACCAGAAACAGCAATATTATCAATTAGTTCCCTCATGGGACAAAAATTAGCATTAGTTGATTGTACAAACGTTGCTGAACTCACCCCCGAACAACTAAACCTAATTTTCACCCATATTCCCCCAACATGGGATTATCAAGAACTCACAGAAATCTTTAATCCTAACACCCTCACAGAAACCTTTGCTATCCAACTTTGTGAATATATAGATCATCGTTTAGGACGTACCCCAAAATCTTCTGTAATTACCAATTACCAATCATCAATTCCCGATTCTCTCGATATATTTAACTTTCGTAATGAAATTATTGGCGACTATCGCCGCTATATAGAAAGCTTCTTAAAAATCCGTGATACTAAAGTTAGAGAATTCGTTAATCAAGAACTTGAAAAAGGACAACTGTGGACAAATCCCCTCGTCCAACTTAACCCCAAATATCGCCCTGGTGCTACAGTTACCGAATTAGTAAATAGCGGTATTTTACATCCTGAATGTACTCAATACTTCTCTAAAAACGGCAAACCCTTTCACTTCCATTATCACCAACAACAAGCATTTGAAACCGCCGAAAAACAAGAACCTTATGTATTAACAACCGGTACAGGTTCTGGGAAAAGTATGACTTATGTAGTCCCCATTTTTAACGACTTACTCCGTCATCCAGAAATTCAAGGAGTCAGGGCAATATTAGTATATCCCATGAACGCCCTGATTAACTCCCAAGAAGAAGAAATCAAGAAATTTCTCAATAACGTTTCTAACACCCATATTCGCGTTGCTAAATACACAGGACAAGAAAGTTTAACCACAAAAACAGAAATTCAAAATAACCCACCCCACATATTATTAACTAACTATGTGATGCTGGAATTAATGCTTTCCCGCACCCATGAAGAAAAACTTGTTGCTTCTCCAGAATTAAAATTTTTAGTATTAGATGAACTCCATACCTATCGCGGTAGACAAGGTGCAGACGTAGCCATTTTAATTAGAAAACTCCGCCAACGTTGTGGACAAAAATTATTATGTATTGGGACAAGTGCTACCATGTCCACAGAAGGAACACGCACAGAACGCCGTCAAGTAGTAGCAGATGTTGCGAGTAAATTATTTGGTGTCGAAATTAAACCCCATAACGTCATAGATGAAACTTTAGAACGTTCTATAAAACTGACTGAACCGACGATAAAAGAACTGCGAGAAAGCATTGAACAAGGTTTACCACCAGAGATAGAACAAACATTAGAAAACTTCCAAAACCATCCTCTGAGTTACTGGATAGAAATGACCTTTGGTTTAGAAGATAAACAAGGTCATCTTGTCCGACGTACACCCATAAGTTTAGAAACAGGTGCAGAAATATTGGCTAGTAGTTGCACTTTAACACCAGAAGATGAGAATGCAGTAAAACAAAACTATGAACAATATCTCAATGTCCTTAAACAAATGTTCCTCTGGGGAAGCACAACCAAAGGATTAGCATTTCGACTCCATCAATTTATTTCTCAAGGTGGTAGTGTTTACGCCACTATCGAAACTCCAGAAAAACGGTTTCTCACCTTAGAAGGACAATATACCACCACAGAAAACCGTTTACTTTATCCTCTCGTCTTTTGTCGAGAATGCGGACAAGATTATTATGTAGCCAACTACAATAACGACAAACAAATAGTCCTTCCCCAACTTCCCACAGCATTAGATATGAGTCCTGAATATGCTGATATTCAAGCAGGTTATTTAACCTTAGATGAACCTGAACTTTGGGACTCTTATAAAGATGAAGAAAGACTTCCTGACTCCTGGTTTACAGAAACTAAAAAGAAAGGAAGAGTTCCTAAAAAAGACTTTGCTAAATTCATTCCCCAAAAATTACAAATTCTCCCCAACGGGAAAATTACAACCTCAATTTTACAGGGAACAACCTGTTGGTTTATCCCTAGACCATTTCGTGTTTGTCTCAACTGTGGAGTTGTCCACGACGGTAACAAAAACGAATTTACCAAACTCTCCCGCTTGAGTAGTGAAGGACGCAGTACCGCTACAACCCTGCTGTGTTTATCCACTGTCAGCCGTCTCAAACAAGTTTTCACAGGCGAAAAAGCCCAAGCCGCCAAAATTCTCAGTTTCACCGATAACCGCCAGGATGCCTCATTACAAGCGGGACATTTTAACGACTTCGTACAAACCAGTTTTTTACGGGCTGCTTTATTAGGTGCATTACAAACCAAAGGACAACTCACCCACAGCGAGTTAGTCAGCGAAGTTATCAAACAAATGGGACTAAAACAAGCAGCTTACGCCAAAGAAGTAGCAGAGTTTGGTAGAGGAAAACAGCGCAATGAAGAGGCATTTCGCAAACTCATAGAATATCGTCTTTACGAAGATTTGCGCCGGGGGTGGCGCATTGTCCAACCTAATTTAGAACAATGCGGACTGCTGATCATCGAATATGATGGTTTAAAAGATATCTGCGCGGAAACTGCCCTGTGGCAAAAACACCGTCACCCAGTCTTATTACAAGCTACCCCCGAAGAAAGGTTTATTGCTACCCAAGCGTTATTAAATCATTTGCGGCGAGAATTAGCCGTTGATGCCAAATTAATCCAATTTGAACAAAAAGACTCCCTCCTCAGAGATGTTTTTCAAGCCATTAAAGAACCTTGGGTATTTGATGAAAATGAACAGTTACATTTTGCAGAATGGGCAATCACAGACAGTAATACCAATAAAAAAGCGAAAGTAAAACTCACCAGCAGAAGTAAAATTGGTAGATTTTTACGTTCTCCCAAAGCTTGGTCACTCAGAAGTGAACTGTTAACAGAAGCAGAGTACAGTAATTTAATTGTTACCTTAATTAATGTCTTGTCAGATGCCGGTTATCTATGTCAGGATAACCCCGGAATTCAACTCAGAATTGATTCCCTAGTTTGGAAAGCTACCAAATTAAGCGAAATCCCCTCAGACCCCCTGGCATCTAAGCGGTTACAGGGTCAGGAAGACGCAAAAAGACCTGTTAACAGCTTCTTTCAAGAATTTTATCAAAGCAATGCCCAAAAAATTCAAACAATGGAAGGGCGAGAACATACAGGACAAGTCAAAACCAAAAAACGTCAAGAAAGAGAAGAGATGTTTAGAAAGGGAGAATTAGCCAGTTTGTTCTGTTCCCCGACAATGGAATTAGGAATTGATATTTCTGACCTCAGCGTTGTCCATTTGCGGAACGTTCCCCCCAGTCCGGCTAACTATGCCCAACGCAGTGGCCGGGCTGGACGGAGTGGACAAGAAGCATTAGTTATTACCTATGCGGCCATTGGTAGTGGACATGATCAATATTTCTTTAAACGTCAAGAACAGATGGTAGCTGGGGCGGTTGCACCACCCAAACTAGAATTAGCCAACCAAGATTTAGTCCAATCTCACGTATATTCTATCTGGCTGGCACATACGGGAGTTTACTTAGATGACTCCATGAACAAAATTCTCGATTTAGATGTTGATGGTTATCCCCTCAAAGACAGCATTCGTCAACAATTGATACTGAGTCCGGCTAAGTTAGCATCATGTCTGCAAGCCACTCAATCAATACTTGCAGATACTTTCTGCCAAGCTGATTTACAAAAAGCCTCTTGGTATTCTGTGAATTGGCTACAATTTACCATAGAGAATGCACTGAACAAATTGGATAGAAAATGCGATCGCTGGCGGGAACTATACCGTGAAGCCGTGATCCAATTAGAGAAAGCCCGCAACATCATAGACCGTCATGCTAGAGGCTATGTCAGCCAAGAAGAAAATGACATTGCCAAAGCCCAGGAACGAGAAGCATTAAGACAAAGAAGCTTATTAGTCGGACTCAACCAAGGTAAAAGTAATAGCGAATTTGAATTTTATCCCTACCGCTACTTCGCTGCTGAAGGATTTTTACCAGGGTTTAACTTCCCCCGCTTACCTGTGAGGGCTTATATTCCCACTAATGACGGTGGTGAATTTATCTCCCGTCCTCGTGTTGTCGCTTTACGGGAATTTGCACCCAGTAATATTATTTACTATGAAGGTAGTAAATTCATGGTGTCAAAAACCAAAATTCCTGTCGGCGGAATTGATAGCCAGTACCAACGAGTAAAATGTTGTTTTAACTGCGGTTATTTCCATACAGATAATTTGAGTCGTGATACTTGTGAAAACTGCGGTACACAGTTCAAACCAGATGCCTATCAAAATCTTTCTGAACTAAGTCGTGTTCTCGCAATGGATACCGCCCTCACTCGCAGAAGAGAAAGGATCACCTGCGACGAAGAAGAAAGACTTAAATACGGTTATAACATCACTACCCATTTCCGCTATGCCGCCCAAAAACAAGAATCTGCTACAGTTTTAGCAGCAGATCATACACCACTATTCAAATTAACCTATGGTAGTACAGCCACCTTATGGCGGATTAATCGGGGACTGAAGAAAAACACCGAAGAAAGAGGTTTTAAATTAGATATCAAAACAGGACTTTGGGGAGATTTAAAAACAAATTTATCACCAACCAACTTACCTGCCGAAACTTTACATACTGAAGTTAATTTAATGGTAGATGACACTTGTAATATTCTCGTCATTGAACCCTTGAGTGTTCCCCAAGACAATAAAGAAGCCTTTATTGCCACACTCCAATACATCCTAGAAACAGCAATTCAAGCAGTTTATAAATTAGAACCAGATGAACTAGACTCAGAACGATTAGGAGAAGGAAAATATCTTTTATTTTGGGAAGCATCAGAAGGTGGTGCAGGAGTTTTATCTCAACTACTCCAACAACCAAATGCTTTTCAAAAAATCGCCAATGCAGCCTTAGATATCTGTCATTTTAAAACACCTAAAGATAGCTGTGTCCAAGCTTGCTATGAATGCTTACTTTCCTACAGAAATCAATTTGACCATCCTTTGATTAATCGTCATCTGATTAAACCTTTACTCGATGATCTGCAAGCAAGTACAGTAGAAATATCCGGTGTATTTCGAGATGAAAAATATCAGGAACTATTCACACAAACAGATGCAAACTCTGATTTTGAACGAGAAGTTTTACAAGAGATTTACCAACGGGGTTATAAACTACCTGATACAGCCCAGGAATTAATTCCCGAAGCCAATTGTAAACCAGATTTTATTTATAAAGATGAAAAAACTGCTATTTTCTGTGATGGTTCAGTTCATGATAGTCCTGAACAGAAAAAGCAAGACCAAATTGAGAGAGATAATCTGAGATACAATGCTGGATATCAGATATTAACCCTGCGCTATGATGAAAATTGGCGGGAGAAATTGGAGGTTTTAGGGAGTTTATGA
- a CDS encoding TenA family protein has translation MNLSSELWVENQDLAQACLEHPFVQGIGNGTLKQEKFADYVGQDAFFLEAFARAYSIAAAKAPDWQGFTTFHNLAGGVMEELKLHEAYATQWGVNLRDLEPGFATRRYTDFLLATAWGGDVGLTAAAMSPCMRLYAFLGNSLAVNGIPNHQYSDWIRTYSSVEFQPLAQQLESLVDNYASNSSVVHSTYRYAMFCEREFFQAAWIN, from the coding sequence ATGAATTTATCTAGTGAATTATGGGTGGAAAATCAAGATTTAGCCCAAGCTTGTCTGGAGCATCCTTTTGTCCAAGGGATTGGGAATGGTACACTCAAGCAAGAGAAATTTGCTGATTATGTAGGACAAGACGCTTTTTTCTTAGAAGCTTTTGCCCGTGCTTACAGTATTGCCGCAGCTAAAGCACCAGACTGGCAAGGATTCACTACCTTTCATAATTTAGCTGGTGGAGTGATGGAAGAACTCAAGCTGCATGAAGCTTATGCTACTCAGTGGGGTGTTAATTTGCGTGATCTAGAACCAGGATTTGCCACCCGACGCTACACTGACTTTTTGTTAGCTACTGCTTGGGGTGGAGACGTGGGTTTAACGGCTGCTGCAATGTCCCCCTGTATGCGTCTGTATGCTTTTTTGGGAAACAGTTTGGCGGTTAATGGTATTCCTAATCATCAGTATTCGGATTGGATTCGCACTTACAGCAGTGTCGAGTTTCAACCGTTGGCACAACAATTAGAAAGTTTAGTTGACAATTATGCTAGTAATTCGTCTGTAGTTCACTCAACATATCGTTATGCTATGTTCTGTGAACGCGAATTTTTTCAAGCAGCTTGGATTAATTGA
- a CDS encoding four helix bundle protein, producing the protein MLKVTNTNANVNVKSNNHITITDRTKQFAIRIIKACCFLDEKPGIYRTLSKQLLRSGTSVGANVREAQSAQSDKDFIHKLEIALKEARETQYWLEILIESELVDKPKFTLLLQEANEIGKILVASTKKLKDK; encoded by the coding sequence ATGTTAAAGGTGACAAACACAAATGCAAATGTAAATGTCAAAAGCAACAATCATATCACAATTACAGATAGGACAAAACAATTTGCAATTAGGATAATCAAAGCTTGTTGCTTTCTTGATGAAAAACCAGGAATTTATCGGACACTTTCTAAACAGTTATTGCGGTCTGGTACTTCTGTAGGCGCAAATGTTAGAGAAGCTCAATCTGCTCAATCTGATAAAGACTTCATTCATAAATTAGAAATAGCCCTGAAAGAAGCCAGAGAAACTCAATACTGGTTAGAAATTTTGATAGAATCAGAATTAGTAGATAAACCAAAATTTACCTTACTTCTCCAAGAAGCTAACGAAATTGGAAAAATCTTAGTCGCTTCTACCAAAAAACTTAAAGACAAATAA